From one Erythrobacter sp. HKB08 genomic stretch:
- a CDS encoding hemolysin family protein, with protein MPDTDQTAGEAESSSGLLGAVRRLLDPRGHERSLREQLEDAIDEHEDENPESEETPNGNGDLSPVERQMLRNLLHFSEHDADDVAIPRGEIVAVEASVSWDQLVETFSENGHSRMPVYRDQLDDVIGMIHIKDVFTFLANGKEPPADWTVLMRQPLYVPQARGALDVLADMRSRRTHLAIVLDEFSGTDGIITIEDLVEEIVGEIEDEHDDLPEELISPIGEGMWDCDARAELDDVAERIDPRLAEVEESVDTLGGLTFVLAEQIPPIGTVVEHPSGWRIEVLSADKTRVKRLRLHEPVASNEAIGE; from the coding sequence ATGCCCGACACCGACCAGACCGCCGGAGAGGCGGAGAGTAGCAGCGGCCTGCTGGGCGCTGTCAGACGACTTCTCGATCCGCGGGGGCACGAACGCTCGCTGCGCGAACAGCTCGAAGACGCAATCGACGAGCACGAGGACGAGAACCCCGAAAGCGAGGAAACGCCGAACGGCAATGGCGACCTGTCGCCGGTCGAGCGGCAGATGCTGCGCAACCTGCTGCATTTCAGCGAGCACGATGCCGACGACGTCGCGATCCCGCGCGGGGAAATCGTCGCGGTGGAAGCGAGCGTCAGCTGGGACCAGCTGGTCGAGACTTTCTCCGAAAACGGTCATTCGCGCATGCCGGTCTACCGCGACCAGCTCGACGACGTGATCGGCATGATCCACATCAAGGACGTCTTCACCTTCCTCGCGAACGGCAAGGAACCGCCGGCCGACTGGACGGTGCTGATGCGCCAGCCGCTTTACGTGCCGCAGGCGCGCGGCGCGCTCGACGTGCTGGCCGACATGCGCTCGCGCCGCACCCACCTCGCCATCGTGCTCGACGAGTTTTCCGGGACCGACGGGATTATCACCATCGAGGACCTCGTCGAGGAAATCGTCGGCGAGATCGAGGACGAGCATGACGACCTGCCCGAAGAACTGATCTCGCCCATCGGCGAAGGCATGTGGGACTGCGATGCCCGCGCCGAGCTCGACGATGTGGCCGAACGGATCGACCCGCGCCTCGCCGAAGTCGAGGAATCGGTCGATACGCTGGGCGGCCTGACTTTCGTGCTCGCCGAACAGATTCCGCCGATCGGAACGGTGGTCGAACACCCCAGCGGATGGCGGATCGAGGTCCTTTCTGCGGACAAGACCCGGGTAAAAAGGCTCCGTTTGCACGAGCCGGTTGCATCCAACGAGGCAATTGGCGAGTAG
- a CDS encoding LysR substrate-binding domain-containing protein translates to MATRRLPPLRALEAFMRTVRLGSARAAAEELGLSPSALSRRIANLEEFTGKKLFTRAKQSMRLTDEGQAFHDAVAPHLEALATAIENQSENLSLLRLRLGVLPLFGSQRLFPRLSELRERHPLLHIDIDTGPHLEDRVGDTLDAAIILSRGPSSGVHAVRLDHNMVRAICNTATAEKLGDTPDKDNLGKQTFLIHNELPESFQAWKRELGLEQLEPAAIDHYDSGQLMLEAAAQGLGIAIMHDDHMKRAADSRLATLYDAEVESPYSYWFVCKPQALEARPVRLFHDWLVRAGL, encoded by the coding sequence ATGGCTACCCGTCGTCTTCCGCCCCTCCGCGCGCTGGAAGCTTTCATGCGAACCGTCCGCCTCGGCTCCGCCCGCGCGGCGGCCGAAGAGCTCGGGCTGAGCCCGTCGGCCCTGTCGCGCCGGATTGCCAATCTCGAAGAGTTCACCGGCAAGAAGCTGTTCACCCGCGCCAAGCAGTCGATGCGCCTGACCGACGAAGGCCAGGCATTCCACGACGCTGTCGCGCCGCATCTCGAAGCGCTGGCGACCGCGATCGAGAACCAGTCGGAGAATCTCTCGCTGCTGCGGCTGCGTCTCGGCGTGCTGCCGCTGTTCGGCAGCCAGCGCCTGTTCCCGCGCCTGTCCGAACTGCGCGAGCGGCATCCGCTGCTGCATATCGATATCGATACCGGCCCGCATCTCGAAGACCGTGTCGGCGACACGCTCGATGCCGCGATCATCCTGTCACGCGGCCCGTCTAGCGGCGTGCATGCCGTGCGGCTCGACCACAACATGGTCCGCGCGATCTGCAATACGGCAACGGCAGAAAAGCTCGGCGACACGCCGGACAAGGACAATCTCGGCAAGCAGACCTTCCTGATCCACAACGAGCTTCCGGAAAGCTTCCAGGCATGGAAGCGCGAACTGGGCCTCGAACAGCTCGAACCGGCTGCGATCGACCATTACGATTCAGGCCAGCTGATGCTCGAAGCGGCTGCGCAAGGCCTCGGCATCGCGATCATGCATGACGACCACATGAAGCGCGCTGCCGACAGCCGTCTCGCGACGCTCTACGATGCGGAAGTCGAAAGCCCCTATAGCTACTGGTTCGTATGCAAGCCGCAGGCGCTCGAAGCGCGCCCGGTACGCCTCTTCCACGACTGGCTGGTGCGCGCCGGGCTCTAG
- a CDS encoding peptidylprolyl isomerase codes for MADSKLTLTLDCGDGKGGDVVIKLRPDLAPGHVERITTLAKEGFYDGVVFHRVIPGFMAQGGDPTGTGMGGSDKPDLKAEFNAEPHSRGTCSMARTQVPDSANSQFFICFDDAHFLDGQYTVWGQVESGMEHVDALPKGEPPANPGTITKATVS; via the coding sequence ATGGCTGACAGCAAGCTGACCCTCACCCTCGATTGCGGAGACGGAAAGGGCGGCGATGTCGTCATCAAGCTGCGCCCGGACCTCGCGCCGGGCCATGTCGAGCGCATCACGACGCTCGCCAAGGAAGGCTTTTACGACGGCGTTGTTTTCCACCGCGTGATCCCGGGCTTCATGGCGCAGGGCGGCGATCCGACCGGCACCGGCATGGGCGGCAGCGACAAGCCGGACCTCAAGGCCGAATTCAACGCAGAACCGCATAGCCGCGGCACCTGCTCGATGGCCCGCACCCAGGTTCCCGACAGCGCCAACAGCCAGTTCTTCATCTGCTTCGACGATGCCCACTTCCTCGACGGCCAATACACCGTCTGGGGCCAGGTCGAGAGCGGCATGGAGCATGTCGACGCGCTGCCCAAGGGCGAGCCGCCGGCAAACCCGGGCACGATCACCAAGGCAACCGTTTCCTGA
- the mgtE gene encoding magnesium transporter, with translation MDTRQDEELMLADAPADEGVRPDDRIDDERLDEENTLKADFVRQVRDALDDGDDGAVYDLVEPLHPADIADLVELFERDDRARFAAAITDLMSSEVIAELNDFVREDMMEALPADAVAAIAEQLETDDAVQLIEDLDEPDQQAVLAELDDEDRVAIESALAYPEETAGRLMSREFVAVPEHLTVGDLIDYLRERGDVGSEFFEVFVVDHKHHPVGTCALAWILTTPRNIALTDVMKRDQTLIPVMLDQEEVALMFQKYGLISAAVVDESGRLVGQMTVDDVVHIISEEAQEDAMLLSGAGEGDINEPIREAYGARVRWLIANLGTALVGSAIIAMFGAAIEKLVALAVLMPIVASIGGNAGTQTMAVAVRAIAMNQLTEANTTRILWRELRVAVLNGATVAVLIGIGTALVFTPMLGAVIALAMIINIVTAGLAGVLVPVIFERLKQDPAVASSVFVTMITDSMGFFAFLGLAVAAGLAG, from the coding sequence ATGGACACGCGCCAGGACGAAGAACTGATGCTGGCCGATGCGCCGGCTGACGAAGGCGTTCGCCCCGACGACCGCATCGACGACGAGCGTCTCGACGAGGAAAACACCCTCAAGGCAGACTTCGTCCGTCAGGTGCGCGATGCCCTCGACGATGGCGACGACGGCGCGGTCTACGACCTCGTCGAACCACTCCACCCGGCCGATATCGCCGACCTCGTCGAATTGTTCGAGCGCGACGACCGCGCGCGCTTCGCCGCGGCGATAACCGACCTGATGAGCTCGGAAGTGATTGCCGAGCTCAACGACTTCGTGCGCGAGGACATGATGGAGGCGCTGCCCGCAGACGCAGTCGCCGCCATCGCCGAACAGCTCGAAACCGACGACGCCGTCCAGCTGATCGAAGACCTCGACGAGCCGGACCAGCAGGCGGTCCTCGCCGAGCTCGACGACGAAGACCGCGTCGCGATCGAAAGCGCGCTCGCCTATCCCGAAGAAACCGCCGGCCGCCTGATGAGCCGCGAGTTCGTCGCGGTGCCGGAACACCTAACGGTCGGCGACCTGATCGACTACCTGCGCGAACGCGGCGATGTCGGCAGCGAGTTCTTCGAAGTCTTCGTGGTCGACCACAAGCATCACCCGGTCGGCACCTGCGCGCTCGCATGGATCCTCACGACGCCGCGCAACATCGCGCTGACCGACGTGATGAAGCGCGACCAGACCCTGATCCCGGTCATGCTCGACCAGGAAGAGGTCGCGCTGATGTTCCAGAAATACGGCCTGATCTCCGCCGCCGTAGTGGACGAAAGCGGCCGTCTCGTCGGGCAGATGACAGTGGACGACGTGGTCCACATCATTTCCGAAGAGGCGCAGGAAGACGCCATGCTCCTGTCCGGTGCGGGCGAAGGCGACATCAACGAGCCGATCCGCGAGGCCTATGGCGCGCGCGTTCGCTGGTTGATCGCCAACCTCGGCACCGCGCTGGTCGGCAGTGCCATCATCGCCATGTTCGGCGCCGCGATCGAGAAACTCGTGGCTCTCGCCGTGCTCATGCCGATCGTCGCGAGCATCGGCGGCAATGCCGGCACGCAGACCATGGCGGTCGCCGTGCGCGCAATCGCGATGAACCAGCTGACCGAGGCGAACACGACCCGCATCCTGTGGCGCGAACTGCGCGTCGCGGTGCTCAACGGCGCGACCGTCGCCGTGCTGATCGGCATCGGCACCGCATTGGTCTTCACCCCCATGCTCGGCGCAGTGATCGCGCTGGCGATGATCATCAACATCGTTACCGCAGGGCTTGCCGGCGTGCTCGTCCCGGTGATCTTCGAGCGGCTGAAGCAGGACCCGGCGGTCGCGAGCAGCGTGTTCGTGACCATGATCACCGACTCGATGGGCTTCTTCGCCTTCCTCGGCCTCGCAGTCGCGGCCGGCCTCGCGGGTTGA
- a CDS encoding DUF1489 family protein, producing MAERRPLNLTKIAFGARSYGDIENWYAARRSPHLTTRYRPTRWKECIGGSLFWIHQHNLVARSPILGFSETADGRWSIDLEPRLIRVMPVPKRAHQGWRYLKGEPPRDLEDGEDIGDVMPGRLAGKLQKLGLI from the coding sequence ATGGCCGAGAGACGCCCCCTCAATCTGACCAAGATCGCTTTCGGCGCGCGGAGCTATGGCGATATCGAGAACTGGTATGCCGCCCGGCGCAGCCCGCACCTGACGACGCGCTATCGCCCGACGCGGTGGAAGGAATGCATCGGCGGTTCGCTGTTCTGGATACACCAGCACAATCTCGTCGCGCGCAGCCCGATCCTCGGTTTCAGCGAGACGGCCGACGGGCGCTGGTCGATCGACCTCGAACCGCGCCTCATCCGCGTGATGCCCGTCCCCAAGCGCGCCCACCAGGGCTGGCGCTATCTCAAGGGCGAACCGCCGCGCGACCTCGAGGACGGCGAGGATATCGGCGACGTCATGCCGGGGCGTCTTGCGGGCAAGTTGCAGAAATTGGGGCTGATTTAG
- a CDS encoding SDR family oxidoreductase, translating to MSDWSPRNAVVTGGASGIGLAIAKELAGRGIPLLIADRNEDALAEAAKALGESATIRRVDVSDSEAVEALADQAFEQFGQVDLVLNNAGVGGPRGPVWEMSAEDARAHFDINFWGVWNGCRAFAKRLVEQDGPSAIYNTGSENSFFCAMDGSPAYIAAKHAVLGLTEALRCDLPDHVHAGLIIPGWVFTPLGPERFMQFGMEVGDYAKIVVPQILARERFVVSHSYNAVRIAERIGELMASYEKYAPRHEGDDAHDVRTVIAALQKAEG from the coding sequence TTGAGCGACTGGTCGCCCCGCAATGCCGTCGTCACCGGCGGCGCAAGCGGGATCGGCCTTGCCATCGCCAAAGAGCTTGCCGGTCGCGGTATCCCGTTGCTGATCGCAGATCGCAACGAAGACGCTCTGGCCGAAGCTGCAAAGGCGCTGGGCGAAAGCGCGACGATCCGGCGTGTCGATGTGTCGGACAGCGAGGCAGTCGAAGCACTGGCCGATCAGGCATTCGAGCAATTCGGACAGGTCGACCTGGTCCTCAACAATGCCGGTGTCGGCGGGCCGCGCGGCCCCGTATGGGAGATGTCCGCAGAAGACGCTCGCGCGCATTTCGATATCAATTTCTGGGGCGTCTGGAACGGCTGCCGCGCCTTCGCGAAACGATTGGTCGAACAGGACGGCCCGAGCGCGATCTACAACACGGGCAGCGAAAATAGCTTCTTCTGCGCGATGGACGGCTCGCCCGCCTATATCGCTGCCAAGCACGCGGTTCTCGGACTGACCGAGGCGCTGCGCTGCGACCTGCCGGACCATGTCCACGCGGGCCTCATCATTCCCGGCTGGGTGTTCACTCCGCTCGGCCCGGAACGCTTCATGCAGTTCGGCATGGAAGTCGGCGACTATGCGAAGATCGTCGTTCCACAGATCCTAGCGCGTGAACGGTTCGTGGTCAGCCACTCCTACAACGCCGTTCGCATTGCGGAGCGGATCGGCGAATTGATGGCTTCCTACGAAAAATACGCGCCGCGCCACGAGGGCGACGACGCGCATGATGTGCGGACGGTGATCGCCGCATTGCAGAAAGCGGAAGGCTAG
- a CDS encoding DsbA family oxidoreductase, with the protein MTDAMPRKLSIDIWSDVMCPWCLVGWGNLQQGLAELEGEIEADIRWHAFELNPDMPAEGEERTAHIARKYGRTIEESKGVQGQMRMAAKAAKVSLDYEGEEPAPAAMMWNTFDAHRLLAWVHAKHGAEKQTELKLALFKAHFNDRRPIGEQDELLAIAGEIGIDPAQAVEAFEDEAIAERVRLDQFVARENNIMGVPAMVIEEKFMIPGAQPPESYVNVLRRVAERTAA; encoded by the coding sequence ATGACCGACGCTATGCCGCGCAAACTCTCGATCGACATCTGGTCCGACGTGATGTGTCCCTGGTGCCTCGTCGGCTGGGGCAATTTGCAGCAGGGCCTTGCCGAGCTCGAGGGCGAGATCGAGGCGGACATCCGCTGGCACGCTTTCGAACTCAATCCCGACATGCCCGCCGAGGGTGAGGAGCGCACCGCGCACATCGCGCGCAAGTATGGCCGCACGATCGAGGAATCGAAGGGCGTGCAGGGCCAGATGCGCATGGCGGCCAAAGCGGCGAAGGTTTCGCTCGATTACGAGGGCGAGGAACCCGCACCGGCGGCAATGATGTGGAACACCTTCGACGCGCACCGGCTGCTCGCCTGGGTCCACGCGAAGCACGGGGCGGAGAAGCAGACCGAGCTGAAACTCGCGCTGTTCAAGGCGCATTTCAACGATCGCCGCCCGATCGGGGAGCAGGATGAACTTCTCGCCATTGCCGGGGAAATCGGGATCGACCCTGCACAGGCGGTCGAGGCTTTCGAGGACGAGGCGATCGCCGAGCGTGTGCGGCTCGACCAGTTCGTCGCGCGGGAGAACAACATCATGGGCGTGCCCGCGATGGTGATCGAGGAGAAGTTCATGATTCCCGGCGCGCAGCCCCCGGAAAGCTACGTCAACGTGCTGCGCCGCGTGGCCGAGAGGACGGCGGCTTGA
- the nudC gene encoding NAD(+) diphosphatase, with amino-acid sequence MAGKAPLAFTGSRLDRADNLRADPDALAGMMNWRAKFLKLEGLMPELDDTNGLVWGTLADAPEDAELVFLGLDDGKPCFAAVPPQGDASPRMANPRLWGLMQALAPDDLAIYGEARSITDWHARHRFCAQCGSGTQIAKGGWQRNCTACGTQHFPRTDPVTIMLVEHDGKLLLGRGKGWPERAYSALAGFVEPGESIEEGVAREVLEEVGITVRDARYIASQPWPFPSQLMLGCHAYAIAPEITLDETELADARWFTRDEVRASMEGAPDAPMNTPPKQAIANHLLNWWLEQ; translated from the coding sequence ATGGCGGGGAAAGCTCCGCTCGCTTTCACCGGATCGCGGCTCGACCGCGCGGACAACCTGCGTGCCGATCCCGATGCGCTTGCCGGGATGATGAACTGGCGGGCGAAGTTCCTCAAGCTCGAGGGACTGATGCCCGAACTCGACGACACCAACGGCCTGGTCTGGGGCACGCTGGCCGATGCGCCGGAAGATGCCGAGCTGGTGTTCCTAGGCCTGGATGACGGCAAGCCCTGCTTTGCCGCCGTTCCGCCGCAGGGCGATGCCAGCCCGCGCATGGCGAACCCGCGGCTGTGGGGCCTGATGCAGGCACTCGCGCCCGACGATCTCGCGATCTATGGCGAAGCGCGCAGCATTACCGACTGGCACGCGCGGCACCGGTTCTGCGCCCAGTGCGGCAGCGGGACGCAGATCGCCAAGGGCGGCTGGCAGCGCAATTGCACTGCCTGTGGCACGCAGCATTTCCCGCGCACCGACCCGGTTACGATCATGCTGGTGGAGCATGACGGCAAGCTGCTCCTCGGACGGGGCAAGGGCTGGCCCGAACGCGCCTATTCCGCGCTGGCCGGTTTCGTCGAACCGGGCGAGAGCATCGAGGAGGGCGTGGCGCGCGAAGTGCTGGAGGAAGTCGGGATAACCGTGCGCGATGCGCGTTACATCGCGAGCCAGCCGTGGCCGTTCCCCTCGCAATTGATGCTCGGCTGCCATGCCTATGCCATTGCCCCGGAAATCACGCTCGACGAAACCGAGCTGGCCGACGCGCGCTGGTTCACCCGCGACGAGGTGCGGGCCTCGATGGAAGGCGCGCCCGACGCTCCGATGAACACGCCGCCGAAGCAGGCAATCGCAAACCATTTGCTAAACTGGTGGCTGGAACAATGA
- a CDS encoding serine hydrolase, whose product MAYRSFTDPVLSRRTLLRGTAMLGAGAALSSLPFGRAAFAHAGHWPNVMSTVEEYVSSGKVANMVAIMGFGQNNADVIARGTLAKGGATAADGDSLYRIYSQTKPITGVAAMMLVEDGKLGLDQPIADFIPAFGEMMVQKEYDGSIGPENLEPAKTQITARMLMTHTAGLGYGIIQRGPIQKAYEEKGLIPGQVSRIPIPGMGRGTPTDSLEKFADGIASMPLVYQPGTKWSYSVGLDVLGRVIEVASGMPFDKFLHERLFKPCGMESTWFRVPESEVSRFTTNYGVVNGTLFPIDPAASSIYLDEPGFPFGGAGLVSSPNDYDRFLRMLVGKGMIDGNRVMGEAAVKMATSNLLPEGADLKGTWVEGQLFGAGGRVQGTAFGWGGAAGTAGFIDMASGLRAANYTQYMPSDAYPIQRGFPDIVMKDLALRAEG is encoded by the coding sequence ATGGCTTATCGCAGCTTCACCGACCCCGTGCTTTCGCGGCGCACTCTCCTGCGCGGGACCGCGATGCTGGGCGCAGGCGCGGCGCTTTCCTCGCTCCCGTTCGGCCGTGCGGCATTTGCCCATGCGGGCCACTGGCCGAATGTGATGTCGACGGTCGAGGAATATGTTTCGAGCGGCAAGGTCGCCAACATGGTCGCGATCATGGGCTTCGGGCAGAACAATGCCGACGTGATCGCGCGTGGCACGCTGGCCAAGGGCGGGGCGACTGCTGCGGATGGCGATAGCCTCTATCGCATCTATTCGCAGACCAAGCCCATCACCGGCGTGGCCGCCATGATGCTGGTCGAAGACGGCAAGCTCGGCCTCGACCAGCCGATCGCCGACTTCATCCCGGCTTTCGGCGAGATGATGGTCCAGAAGGAATACGACGGCAGCATCGGTCCGGAAAACCTCGAGCCGGCGAAGACGCAAATCACCGCGCGCATGCTGATGACGCACACGGCGGGCCTCGGCTACGGCATTATCCAGCGTGGCCCGATCCAGAAGGCTTACGAGGAAAAGGGCCTGATCCCCGGACAGGTCAGCCGCATCCCGATCCCCGGCATGGGCCGCGGCACGCCGACCGACAGCCTCGAGAAGTTCGCCGACGGCATCGCTTCCATGCCGCTGGTCTACCAGCCGGGCACTAAATGGAGCTACTCGGTCGGTCTCGACGTGCTTGGCCGCGTGATCGAGGTCGCCTCGGGCATGCCGTTCGACAAGTTCCTGCACGAGCGCCTGTTCAAGCCCTGCGGGATGGAGAGCACCTGGTTCCGCGTGCCGGAAAGCGAAGTTTCGCGCTTCACGACCAACTACGGCGTGGTCAACGGCACGCTGTTCCCGATCGATCCGGCGGCAAGCTCGATCTACCTCGACGAGCCGGGCTTCCCCTTCGGCGGGGCGGGTCTCGTCTCCAGCCCGAACGACTACGACCGCTTCCTGCGCATGCTGGTTGGCAAGGGGATGATCGACGGCAACCGCGTCATGGGTGAAGCGGCCGTGAAAATGGCGACCTCCAACCTGCTGCCCGAAGGTGCCGATCTCAAGGGCACATGGGTCGAGGGCCAGCTGTTCGGCGCGGGCGGCCGCGTGCAGGGCACTGCATTCGGCTGGGGCGGCGCGGCAGGCACCGCCGGTTTCATCGACATGGCGAGCGGGCTGCGCGCAGCCAATTACACGCAATACATGCCGTCCGATGCCTATCCCATCCAGCGGGGCTTCCCCGATATCGTGATGAAGGATCTCGCCCTCAGGGCCGAGGGTTGA
- a CDS encoding A/G-specific adenine glycosylase, with amino-acid sequence MTASAADISRDLLDWYDRHARDLPWRAQPGDPAPDPYHVWLSEVMLQQTTVAAVKPYFAKFTSTWVDVHALAAAPEEEVMAAWAGLGYYSRARNLVKAAKVLAERGSFPRTEAELRELPGLGAYTAAAIAAIAFGERAVVVDANVERVVARLFAISEPLPKARKAIREKAELITPHERAGDFAQAMMDLGSSICTARDPKCLLCPLANDCDARAEGDSARYPVKPPKKAKPLRRGEAYWIERDNAVWLVKRPGTGMLGGMRSLPDDGWSAKGDGSASRPVEGDWENAGLVRHSFTHFDLELSVLRTEGADPAVEGEWWPLERIEEAGLPTLFAKAARLVLAAG; translated from the coding sequence GTGACTGCCAGCGCTGCCGACATCTCCCGCGATCTCCTCGACTGGTACGACCGCCATGCGCGCGACCTGCCCTGGCGTGCGCAGCCCGGCGATCCGGCGCCCGATCCCTATCACGTGTGGCTGTCGGAAGTAATGCTCCAGCAGACCACGGTCGCGGCGGTGAAGCCCTATTTCGCGAAGTTCACTTCGACCTGGGTGGACGTGCACGCACTCGCCGCCGCGCCGGAGGAGGAGGTGATGGCTGCCTGGGCCGGCCTCGGATATTACTCGCGGGCGCGCAACCTGGTGAAGGCTGCAAAAGTGCTGGCGGAGCGTGGCAGCTTCCCGCGCACCGAGGCAGAGCTGCGCGAGCTACCGGGCCTCGGCGCCTATACTGCCGCCGCGATCGCCGCGATCGCTTTCGGTGAACGGGCCGTGGTGGTCGATGCCAATGTCGAGCGGGTGGTCGCGCGATTGTTCGCCATTTCCGAGCCGCTACCCAAGGCGCGCAAGGCGATCCGCGAGAAAGCGGAACTCATCACGCCGCACGAACGCGCAGGCGATTTCGCACAGGCGATGATGGACCTCGGTTCCTCGATCTGCACAGCTCGGGACCCGAAGTGCCTGCTGTGCCCGCTCGCGAACGATTGCGATGCGCGGGCAGAGGGCGATTCCGCGCGCTATCCGGTCAAACCGCCGAAGAAGGCGAAGCCGCTACGCAGGGGCGAAGCCTACTGGATCGAGCGGGATAACGCCGTGTGGCTGGTCAAAAGGCCCGGAACCGGGATGCTCGGCGGGATGCGGTCGCTACCCGACGATGGCTGGAGCGCGAAGGGAGATGGCTCGGCATCGCGTCCGGTCGAGGGGGACTGGGAGAATGCGGGGCTGGTGCGCCACTCCTTCACCCATTTCGACCTGGAGCTCTCGGTCCTCAGAACCGAAGGCGCCGACCCGGCTGTCGAAGGCGAATGGTGGCCGCTCGAAAGAATCGAGGAGGCCGGGCTACCGACCCTGTTTGCCAAGGCAGCCCGGCTCGTCCTCGCTGCCGGTTAA
- a CDS encoding DUF721 domain-containing protein — protein sequence MERDADQKKGSKASSSEAVGREKQRKASSSEAVGREKQSNASSSEAVGREKQRKASSKVRPYERPRGGAAKPISELMPQIGRTAFRRFGFVQSSVVTRWPEIVGETHAMVCSPEAIRFPPGEKSEGILQLVVTPAHAPLIQHIIPEIIERVNRFFGYNAVSRVKIRQGAVKKPSAEKPKAPPSLMPIPMELGDSLRDIGDPELRTVLESLARSLGGKEDEKE from the coding sequence ATGGAACGGGACGCAGACCAGAAGAAGGGCTCCAAGGCCTCAAGTAGCGAAGCGGTAGGCCGCGAGAAACAACGCAAGGCCTCAAGCAGCGAAGCGGTAGGCCGCGAGAAACAAAGCAACGCCTCAAGTAGCGAAGCGGTAGGCCGCGAAAAACAACGCAAGGCCTCCTCGAAGGTCAGGCCCTATGAGCGGCCGCGCGGCGGGGCTGCGAAGCCGATTTCGGAACTCATGCCGCAGATCGGGCGAACCGCCTTCCGTCGCTTCGGTTTCGTCCAGTCGAGCGTGGTCACCCGCTGGCCCGAAATCGTCGGCGAGACCCACGCGATGGTCTGCTCGCCCGAAGCCATCCGCTTCCCGCCCGGCGAGAAGTCGGAAGGCATCCTCCAGCTTGTCGTGACCCCGGCCCATGCGCCGCTCATCCAGCACATCATCCCGGAGATTATCGAGCGGGTGAACCGCTTCTTCGGCTACAACGCCGTCTCGCGGGTCAAGATACGGCAAGGCGCGGTTAAGAAGCCAAGTGCTGAAAAGCCCAAGGCGCCTCCCTCGCTCATGCCGATACCGATGGAATTGGGGGACAGCTTGCGCGATATAGGCGACCCGGAACTGCGCACCGTGCTCGAATCGCTCGCGCGCAGCCTTGGTGGGAAAGAAGACGAGAAGGAATGA
- a CDS encoding thioredoxin domain-containing protein — MKRLRTLKIATMMAAATFGIASSSPWHATISQSDRATTVGNPEAEVRLTSFVSYTCPHCATFTIQGEPALQLAYIGSGKLKMEVRPVIRNPIDLVATMLVQCGDTDKFVRNHTMFMTTQRSWLPIAQRATQVQVARWMVADKSAARRAIANDFGFYGLMESRGYTRPTIDRCLADQALADRLEANSQADFEQFGVRSTPSFAIDGERLDGVHGWPELETALKTRF, encoded by the coding sequence ATGAAACGCCTGCGTACGCTGAAGATTGCCACCATGATGGCGGCGGCGACTTTCGGAATCGCCTCCAGCTCGCCGTGGCACGCGACGATTTCGCAAAGCGACCGCGCGACCACGGTCGGCAACCCGGAAGCCGAGGTCCGGCTGACGAGCTTCGTCAGCTACACTTGCCCGCATTGCGCGACCTTCACCATCCAGGGCGAACCGGCACTGCAGCTCGCCTATATCGGCTCCGGCAAGCTGAAGATGGAAGTGCGCCCGGTGATCCGCAACCCGATCGACCTCGTGGCGACCATGCTCGTCCAGTGCGGCGATACGGACAAGTTCGTGCGCAACCACACCATGTTCATGACCACGCAGCGCAGCTGGCTGCCGATCGCCCAGCGCGCGACGCAGGTGCAGGTCGCCCGTTGGATGGTCGCCGACAAATCCGCCGCACGGCGCGCCATCGCCAACGACTTCGGATTCTACGGCCTGATGGAATCGCGCGGCTACACTCGCCCGACGATCGATCGCTGCCTTGCCGACCAGGCGCTCGCCGACCGGCTGGAGGCGAATTCGCAGGCCGATTTCGAGCAATTCGGCGTCCGCAGCACGCCCAGCTTCGCTATCGACGGCGAACGGCTAGACGGCGTGCACGGCTGGCCCGAGCTCGAAACAGCCTTGAAAACGCGTTTCTAG